In one window of Cohaesibacter gelatinilyticus DNA:
- a CDS encoding YeiH family protein, which yields MPNSEDNMEKAAYHSALFDRVTPLMPGLLIAGIIALASQFIAEHYGAPAMLLALLFGISLNFLGREGPGKAGIEFGSRPLLRLGVALLGVRISADLLILLGWQVVLLVVLGVIATITFGLVISRFFGFSYRFAFLSSGAVAICGASAAMAIAAILPKDERSEEHLIFTVVGVTLLSTLAMIVYPILGAVLGFDDRVTGIFIGATVHDVAQVVGAGFSVSEETGNVATLVKLLRVVMLAPIVVIAALVIRSLSKTSEVDGKRPPLVPVFVLGFIVLAALRTAGWVPENVVEAASQASRWLLLTSIASVGLKTMPKEVMNVGFPAVALLVAETAFLAVLVGIALGVLDYSTVN from the coding sequence GATGCCCGGACTGTTGATTGCAGGCATCATTGCCCTTGCCAGTCAGTTCATCGCCGAACATTACGGTGCACCAGCGATGCTGCTGGCATTGCTCTTTGGTATTTCGCTTAATTTTCTCGGACGTGAAGGGCCGGGCAAGGCCGGTATAGAGTTTGGGTCCAGGCCATTGCTGCGGCTCGGAGTTGCTCTGCTTGGTGTGCGGATCAGTGCAGATCTGCTTATCCTGCTTGGCTGGCAGGTTGTGTTGCTTGTGGTTTTGGGCGTCATCGCGACCATCACTTTCGGTCTGGTGATTTCGCGCTTTTTCGGGTTCAGTTATCGATTTGCGTTTCTTTCCTCCGGAGCGGTTGCCATCTGCGGGGCGTCTGCTGCCATGGCGATTGCGGCCATCCTGCCAAAAGACGAACGTTCGGAAGAGCATCTCATCTTCACCGTGGTGGGTGTAACCTTGCTCTCGACCCTTGCCATGATTGTTTATCCAATTCTTGGTGCCGTGCTCGGATTCGACGACCGTGTGACCGGGATTTTCATTGGTGCCACTGTGCATGATGTGGCTCAAGTGGTCGGAGCAGGATTTTCGGTGTCCGAGGAAACGGGGAATGTGGCGACCCTGGTCAAGCTTCTCAGAGTGGTGATGCTGGCTCCCATCGTCGTGATTGCGGCGCTTGTGATCCGGTCCTTGTCAAAAACCAGCGAGGTGGATGGCAAGCGGCCTCCTCTGGTGCCGGTTTTCGTGCTCGGTTTCATTGTGCTGGCTGCTTTGCGGACTGCGGGATGGGTGCCTGAGAATGTTGTTGAAGCAGCCTCGCAAGCCTCGCGTTGGTTGCTGCTGACCTCCATCGCTTCGGTGGGGCTTAAAACCATGCCGAAAGAAGTGATGAATGTGGGCTTTCCAGCTGTCGCCCTGCTGGTTGCGGAAACGGCTTTTCTGGCGGTGCTTGTCGGCATTGCCCTTGGTGTTTTGGACTATTCAACCGTCAATTGA